CCtgctgggtgtggggggaggcTGGAAAAAGCAGGAGGGCTGAACTGGGGTGTGTGCAGGGGATGAGGACAGTCTAGAGGGAAGAAGAGCAGACACACTCAAGGGGGAAGTTGAGTCAGGACACTCCCGGGAAAGATTATGAAAAGAGAAAcggaaggggtggggggacaccaGAGTTGGCAGCACAGCTGGCCGGGGCAGCCCACAGGGTCACGGCTTCTCCAGCTGGACATCCCCGTCTCCGATGTGGAGGCTGCCCACGTCCTGGTAGGTGCCCTGGAGGCCTCGGGAGATGTCTTCGTACATGGAACAGTCATCCAGGTTCAGGCCCTGGGGTGAACACATGGTGGGGGGCCTCAGTGCCATGATGCCCAGACCTCTGCCCCCAGACGACCCCAGGGAGGACCCCCGCGAGAACCCCAATGCACCTGCCCCTCACATGTCCCCACCCACCACTCACCTCATAAAGGTTTTCATCTTCATAGTCATCCTGGGCGTCCACCCCAAACTTCATATTCTGCCATCGTTTCTGGGAGGGGGGGATTGGGAGCCTCAGTGTGGAGGTGCGGGGGGAGAATATGTTTTCCCTGAGCAAACCTCCTGGATGCCGAGAGGTGCTTTACCAAGAGGGGGTAAGGGATGCGCCCTAAGCCAcatagtgggggaggggcgggtgtCTCTGGGTCTCTGCCTACTGCTCTTGCACGAATGACAGCTACCATGGAAATGGCAGTGGCTGTCCCGTGGCCTAAGGCGGGGCTGGTGCAGGTCAGAGACTCCGGGAGGACAGCCAGCCCCCATCTTCCCTGGCTACATCTGGATGGCCACTGCACTCCTGGTTGGGGGGCTTAGAGTGAGACACCATGGCTGGGGGGGTGGCGGAGAGTGAGGTATacctcgggggtggggggaatgaggACAACCCTGAAGGGAGACTGAGCAAGGATGCCCCTCTGGGCCCTGCACCCTTTAAAATCCTGTCATGGTACTAGTTCTGGTGCCCTGAAGCCCTGTGAGGGTGCCGTCACTCTCCCATGTTAGGAGGGGATCTCAGCCTCAGAGGGCCCGAGTCCCCAGGGGCTCACCCTGAACAGCAGCAGGGTCCCAGGCACCACGGCGCAGAAGAGCAGGATGATGCCCTCGGCTGTGATGAGATTGTTCTTGGTGGCCTCTCCCATGTCCAGGAATGGTCTGGGGAGCCGCTCTGTGAGGAGGGGGTGCCGCTCAGAGCACTagtgcctcctgctcccccccaTCCCTCgcttcccagccctgcccctggcaaGACCACTGAAGCCCCCTACTCTGCAGCGTGCTGAACCGGAAGCGAGGATGCCCAGGATGGATGGGGGCACCGGCTCCATCCCCACCTCAcagaaggggcaggggtgggggtcctgggagcggtgggggggggctggcacTCACCACGTACACGGAGGTAGGTGCCGCAGGACTTCTGGACGGGGTGGCCTTTCTCCTCCACCTGGCACCTGTACATGCCTATGTGGCTCTTGTTCACGGTGCTGATGGTCAGCTCACCGTGGGGACCTTGGCCGTAGCTCCAGAAAATGTCGGGCCAGGTGGCGTTGCCTTGGAGGATGCGCCACCACGTGACGTTGGGAGTGCTGTCAGGCCTGCTGCCGTTGTACAGGCACTGGAGATTGACCGTTTCCCCCAGGCTCACTGTCACTGATGGCGGGCCCCCGTCCACCAACAGGGCCTGGCACCCGGGGCCTGCGGAGAGGTGAAGGAGTCAGGGACTGTGGTGGGGACACGGGTCCCAGCCCTGGCCCCCGCGGCGGCAGCACCCTGggacgcatgtgtgtgtgtgggggtgttgAGGACACTCCTGGGGaggagaatggggtgggggagggggcacagggtgTTGGGAGTGAGGCTGCCGCTGGG
This genomic window from Ursus arctos isolate Adak ecotype North America unplaced genomic scaffold, UrsArc2.0 scaffold_19, whole genome shotgun sequence contains:
- the CD79A gene encoding B-cell antigen receptor complex-associated protein alpha chain, which gives rise to MPGGLGVLQALRATIFLFFLISAVGLGPGCQALLVDGGPPSVTVSLGETVNLQCLYNGSRPDSTPNVTWWRILQGNATWPDIFWSYGQGPHGELTISTVNKSHIGMYRCQVEEKGHPVQKSCGTYLRVRERLPRPFLDMGEATKNNLITAEGIILLFCAVVPGTLLLFRKRWQNMKFGVDAQDDYEDENLYEGLNLDDCSMYEDISRGLQGTYQDVGSLHIGDGDVQLEKP